One window of the Heliomicrobium undosum genome contains the following:
- the asd gene encoding archaetidylserine decarboxylase (Phosphatidylserine decarboxylase is synthesized as a single chain precursor. Generation of the pyruvoyl active site from a Ser is coupled to cleavage of a Gly-Ser bond between the larger (beta) and smaller (alpha chains). It is an integral membrane protein.) produces the protein MRRVKLAILHMLPQTWLSRQSGKWAASRWSRRAIPWFIRRYGVNLEEAEKYWQEYRSLADFFCRRLKPGMRPVCPDERTVVSPVDGKVSQMGTASAGRLIQAKGINYSLEQLLGDAEQARRFTGGEFITIYLSPRDYHRIHAPLAGRVTGYAYWPGRLYPVNDLGVRGVPNLFARNERLITYMNTDVGQVAVIKVGAMMVGSVRVGYAEINRRKRAKLISVTEGPYLEKGDELGFFEFGSTVILLYEPGAIRWKPGIETGTRLKMGEELAEKII, from the coding sequence TTGCGACGCGTCAAACTTGCCATTCTACATATGCTGCCCCAGACCTGGCTGTCCCGCCAAAGCGGGAAGTGGGCCGCTTCCCGTTGGAGCCGGAGGGCCATCCCCTGGTTCATCCGCCGCTACGGTGTGAACCTGGAGGAAGCGGAAAAATACTGGCAGGAGTATCGCTCGTTGGCTGATTTCTTCTGCCGCCGTTTGAAGCCGGGCATGCGCCCCGTCTGTCCTGATGAAAGGACCGTCGTCAGCCCTGTAGACGGTAAGGTATCCCAGATGGGCACCGCATCGGCCGGGCGCCTGATCCAGGCGAAGGGGATCAACTACTCGCTGGAACAACTCCTTGGTGACGCGGAACAGGCCAGGCGATTTACCGGGGGAGAGTTTATCACCATCTACCTGAGCCCGCGCGATTACCACCGCATCCATGCGCCCCTGGCGGGCCGGGTGACCGGATACGCTTACTGGCCCGGGCGGCTTTATCCTGTCAACGACCTGGGCGTGCGCGGGGTGCCCAACCTCTTCGCCCGCAATGAGCGGTTGATCACCTACATGAACACCGATGTGGGACAGGTCGCGGTGATCAAGGTAGGCGCCATGATGGTCGGCAGCGTCCGAGTCGGCTACGCCGAAATCAACCGGCGCAAACGGGCCAAATTGATCTCAGTGACCGAGGGTCCCTATCTGGAAAAAGGGGACGAGCTGGGCTTCTTCGAGTTTGGGTCGACGGTGATCCTACTCTACGAACCGGGCGCCATCCGCTGGAAGCCAGGCATTGAGACGGGTACCCGACTGAAGATGGGCGAGGAGCTTGCGGAAAAAATTATTTGA
- a CDS encoding alkaline phosphatase produces the protein MNKATKNMLAAVMGTAMLLTSLTPALAAGASASQGKAKNVIFMLSDGNSIGGTTLTRWYNIAKSKDPQSRLALDDPAFELALQRTFGANSIITDSAPAGTAYSTGFKSDSGYISVLPDKINITGAKEYSGSEPFKPVATVLEGAKLMGKATGIVSTSQIQHASPAATSAHWYKRSNYEEIAEQQVYQDMDVVLGAGAGYLGQKRADGQDLIKVIKQRGYDYVTDTGKLKASTADKIWGMFADVSLDRDIDRNPAKQPSLAEMTQKAIDRLSKDKDGFFLFVEGSEVDWSAHANDPVGLISDINAFDRAVKVALDFAKKDKNTLLIVTTDHGNGGVTIGNSLSDESYDKMPLETVMSPLLKVNRTSDYIVRELPKDATDEQIKEAIAKYYSITDVTDEELAEAKKWLAKDSDRDYGIGRIVSKRARIGWTTHGHTGEDVIVYSYGPNSLSGLVDNTDAARVMAKAMGFDLADVNKKLMVNAKEAFAKLGAKCDIDVTDAKNPVVFVEKDNVKAKLPISTDIIIINDKADTMTGLTVRGKEDAPVYVPQEAVDRFAAALKASKK, from the coding sequence ATGAACAAGGCGACAAAAAACATGCTCGCCGCCGTCATGGGAACGGCCATGCTGTTGACGTCCCTAACCCCCGCCCTTGCCGCCGGCGCTTCGGCCAGCCAAGGCAAAGCGAAAAACGTCATCTTCATGCTGAGCGACGGCAACTCGATCGGCGGCACGACCCTGACCCGCTGGTACAACATCGCAAAAAGTAAGGACCCCCAATCCCGTCTCGCCCTCGATGATCCCGCCTTTGAGCTGGCGTTACAACGCACCTTTGGCGCCAACTCTATCATCACCGACTCGGCGCCTGCCGGAACCGCCTACTCGACAGGATTCAAAAGCGACAGCGGCTACATATCGGTCCTTCCCGACAAGATCAACATCACCGGCGCCAAGGAATACAGCGGCAGCGAGCCCTTCAAGCCTGTCGCCACTGTCCTGGAGGGGGCCAAGCTGATGGGCAAGGCCACCGGCATCGTCTCCACCTCCCAGATCCAGCACGCCTCCCCGGCGGCCACATCGGCCCACTGGTATAAGCGCTCCAATTATGAGGAGATCGCCGAACAGCAGGTCTACCAGGACATGGACGTCGTCCTCGGCGCCGGCGCCGGCTACCTCGGGCAAAAGCGCGCCGACGGCCAGGACCTGATCAAGGTGATCAAGCAACGCGGCTACGACTATGTGACCGACACCGGCAAGTTGAAGGCCTCCACGGCGGACAAGATCTGGGGCATGTTCGCCGATGTCTCCCTGGATCGCGACATCGACCGCAACCCGGCGAAACAACCGAGCCTGGCTGAGATGACCCAAAAAGCCATCGACAGGCTCAGCAAAGACAAGGATGGCTTCTTCCTCTTTGTCGAAGGCAGCGAAGTAGACTGGTCTGCCCACGCCAACGACCCTGTCGGCCTGATCAGCGACATCAACGCCTTTGACCGCGCCGTCAAAGTGGCCCTCGATTTTGCGAAAAAGGACAAGAACACCCTGCTGATCGTTACCACCGACCACGGCAATGGCGGCGTCACCATCGGCAACAGCCTCTCCGACGAATCATACGACAAAATGCCCCTTGAGACGGTGATGTCGCCGTTGCTCAAGGTGAACCGCACCTCCGATTACATCGTCCGTGAACTGCCGAAAGACGCCACAGACGAACAGATCAAAGAAGCCATCGCCAAGTACTACAGCATCACCGATGTGACCGACGAGGAACTTGCAGAGGCGAAAAAATGGCTGGCCAAAGACAGTGACCGCGACTACGGCATCGGCAGGATCGTGAGCAAGCGCGCCCGCATCGGCTGGACCACCCACGGCCATACCGGCGAGGATGTCATCGTCTACAGCTACGGTCCCAACAGCCTCTCGGGACTGGTGGACAACACCGATGCTGCCCGCGTGATGGCCAAAGCGATGGGCTTTGATCTTGCCGATGTCAACAAAAAGTTGATGGTTAACGCCAAAGAGGCCTTTGCCAAACTGGGCGCCAAGTGCGACATCGACGTCACCGACGCCAAGAACCCCGTCGTTTTCGTTGAAAAAGACAACGTCAAAGCCAAGCTGCCCATCAGCACCGACATCATCATCATCAACGACAAGGCGGACACCATGACCGGCCTGACCGTCCGCGGCAAGGAAGACGCCCCCGTCTACGTGCCCCAGGAGGCCGTCGACCGGTTCGCGGCGGCCCTGAAGGCGTCCAAGAAATAG
- a CDS encoding peptidoglycan-binding protein, whose translation MIVYYVRPGDTMTAIAQRYGVTLEQLLAANRLPNPDVLQVGQAISIPVPASPGGLCPTLSLGARGASVRRLQQLLARAGLNPGPIDGIFGIATRNAVIGLQRRQNLEPSGIVERAEWQALGVNCARPPIPPFPRQPGQRPPVTPQPPRRPAPPRPAPTPPAPRPTPTPPAGPTCPDLARGSTGEAVRRLQRLLDAAEYLVTVTGVYDQATENAVRTFQSEVGISPTGRANLETWLSLGESCGDLPRPPRHRITRVINNIRYTLYTNKAVYRPGEPVLITFIKTNVGTQPITLNYPSSQRYDLSIDLGLSGIEVWRWSRGRSFNPVAETIVLQPAEYQAFQETWNQSSNTGQDIRYPGRYILAATNLGTRQGVSVEIELQPAVGASEAES comes from the coding sequence TTGATCGTCTATTATGTTCGACCGGGCGACACCATGACCGCCATCGCCCAGAGATATGGCGTGACATTGGAGCAGTTGCTGGCCGCCAACCGGTTGCCCAACCCGGATGTCTTGCAGGTGGGGCAAGCGATCTCGATCCCCGTGCCGGCATCACCGGGAGGACTTTGTCCAACCCTGTCCCTGGGCGCTCGGGGCGCTTCGGTAAGACGGCTGCAGCAGTTGCTGGCCAGGGCCGGTTTGAATCCGGGACCCATTGACGGGATCTTTGGGATCGCAACGCGAAACGCCGTCATCGGCCTGCAGCGCCGCCAGAACCTGGAACCAAGCGGTATCGTCGAAAGGGCCGAATGGCAGGCACTCGGTGTCAACTGCGCCCGTCCGCCCATCCCGCCTTTTCCCCGGCAACCGGGGCAGCGTCCGCCCGTGACGCCGCAGCCGCCTCGCCGTCCGGCGCCGCCCAGGCCTGCGCCGACGCCTCCTGCGCCGCGTCCGACGCCCACACCGCCGGCAGGTCCGACCTGTCCCGACCTGGCGCGAGGCAGCACAGGTGAGGCCGTCCGGCGTCTGCAGCGCCTGCTGGACGCAGCTGAGTATCTGGTCACCGTGACCGGCGTCTATGATCAAGCGACCGAGAATGCCGTGAGAACCTTTCAGTCCGAAGTCGGGATCAGTCCGACGGGACGGGCCAACCTGGAGACGTGGCTCTCCCTGGGAGAATCCTGCGGCGATTTGCCTCGTCCGCCGCGCCACCGCATCACCCGCGTAATCAATAACATCCGCTACACCCTGTACACGAACAAGGCCGTCTACCGGCCGGGAGAGCCCGTCTTGATCACCTTCATCAAAACCAATGTGGGCACACAGCCGATCACCCTCAATTACCCCTCGTCCCAGCGGTATGACCTGTCCATCGACCTGGGATTGAGCGGCATCGAAGTCTGGCGCTGGTCCCGCGGTCGTTCCTTCAATCCCGTTGCCGAGACCATCGTCTTGCAGCCGGCAGAGTATCAAGCATTCCAGGAAACATGGAACCAGTCGAGCAACACGGGCCAGGATATCCGCTATCCCGGACGATATATACTCGCCGCCACCAATCTGGGCACGCGGCAGGGCGTCAGCGTGGAGATCGAACTGCAGCCGGCAGTGGGCGCTTCGGAAGCGGAATCATAA
- a CDS encoding GMC family oxidoreductase, protein MNHETGLAWKWLEDEVDAVIVGAGATGAVVARDLGQAGLRVVLIEAGPYWEVSRDFVSDELHMRRTAWRYKRLTAGTNPPELGHNTSGSGVGGGTLHFTAVVPRFFPSDFHTRSADGVGEDWPITYEDVAPYYSKMEAEIPVSGPKHYPWGAFHGPYPYPEREPIAGTHQVLRIGCEKLGVRSSVAPLAILSAPYRGRPPCINRGFCAQGCLPNSKFSTLIHHIPQALDAGVELRHGCMVSRVLCRPDDRVEGVTFLFNGQEYRQRARAVILCASAIETPRLLLMSADARHPQGLANSSGMVGKCFMLHSGHEIMARFSEEILPYKGTPILALTQEFYETPADGSRARGFSILAHGSRPLAFMNIVAKASELWGKNLREISRDYNYFARLSIVGETLPSEVNTITLSDQKDDVGLPAPQVTFTFGDNDHKVIAAGVEMCKRILEAAGGKVEFVAPDTSHMLGGCRMGDDPRRSVVDKWGRAHDHPNLFIADTSLFVTSGASNPTLTAMSLAWRTADAIKEAFRQGEL, encoded by the coding sequence CGGGGCAGGCGCCACCGGCGCTGTGGTGGCCCGCGACTTGGGTCAGGCGGGACTGCGCGTCGTGCTCATCGAAGCGGGACCCTACTGGGAAGTGAGCCGCGACTTCGTCAGCGACGAACTGCACATGCGGCGGACCGCCTGGCGCTACAAGCGTTTAACTGCCGGGACGAACCCGCCTGAACTGGGCCACAACACCTCCGGTTCCGGCGTCGGCGGCGGCACGCTCCACTTCACCGCCGTCGTGCCTCGCTTCTTCCCCTCCGATTTTCACACCCGCTCAGCCGACGGGGTAGGGGAGGACTGGCCCATCACCTACGAGGATGTGGCGCCCTACTACAGCAAGATGGAAGCGGAGATTCCCGTGTCCGGCCCGAAGCACTACCCCTGGGGGGCCTTCCATGGCCCTTACCCTTACCCGGAGCGGGAGCCCATTGCAGGCACCCACCAGGTCCTGCGCATCGGTTGCGAAAAACTGGGCGTCCGCAGTTCCGTCGCCCCTTTGGCCATCCTGTCGGCGCCCTACCGGGGCCGTCCGCCCTGTATCAACCGGGGTTTTTGCGCCCAGGGCTGCCTGCCCAACTCCAAGTTCTCCACCCTGATCCACCATATCCCTCAGGCCCTCGACGCCGGGGTGGAACTGCGCCACGGCTGCATGGTCAGCCGGGTGCTCTGCCGCCCCGACGACCGGGTGGAAGGGGTCACCTTCCTCTTTAACGGTCAGGAGTACCGGCAGCGGGCGCGGGCGGTCATCCTTTGCGCCTCGGCCATCGAGACGCCCAGGCTGCTGCTGATGTCGGCCGACGCCCGCCACCCGCAGGGCCTCGCCAACAGCAGCGGCATGGTGGGCAAGTGCTTCATGCTTCATTCCGGCCATGAGATCATGGCGAGATTTTCCGAGGAAATCCTGCCGTACAAAGGAACGCCCATCCTGGCGTTGACGCAGGAATTCTATGAAACCCCGGCCGACGGCTCGCGAGCGCGCGGCTTTTCTATCCTCGCCCACGGTTCCCGGCCGCTGGCCTTCATGAACATCGTCGCCAAAGCGTCCGAATTGTGGGGGAAAAACCTGCGTGAGATCAGCCGAGACTACAACTACTTCGCCCGCCTGTCCATCGTCGGGGAGACCCTGCCCAGCGAAGTCAACACCATTACCTTGTCCGATCAGAAAGACGATGTCGGCCTCCCGGCGCCGCAGGTGACCTTCACCTTCGGCGACAATGATCACAAGGTGATTGCCGCCGGTGTGGAGATGTGCAAACGCATCCTTGAAGCGGCCGGGGGCAAGGTGGAGTTTGTGGCGCCCGATACGTCCCATATGCTCGGCGGTTGCCGGATGGGCGACGATCCCCGGCGTTCCGTCGTCGACAAGTGGGGCCGCGCCCATGATCACCCCAACCTGTTCATCGCCGATACATCACTCTTCGTCACCTCCGGCGCCTCCAACCCGACCCTAACGGCCATGTCCCTGGCCTGGCGTACGGCAGACGCGATCAAGGAGGCTTTCCGGCAGGGGGAACTGTAA